DNA from Leptospira mayottensis 200901116:
ACAAAGGCCGGGAAAACTTCACGATCGGTCAAAGAAAAGGGCTCGGGATCGCTTGGAAAAATCCTCTCTATGTAATAGCGATCGAAGATGACGGATCCGTAATCTTAGGAGAAGAGAATGAAACTTACGCCGAATCCTTCTCGGTGATTGATGTAAATTATCAAGGTTTTGCACCACTTGGCGAAGGAGAATCGATTGAATGTAGGGTTCAGGTTCGTTACAGACATACTCCGATTCGTTGTAGAATCACGCAAGTGAACGAAGATCTTGTTGTAAATCCTCTGGAAGAAGTTCGTGGAGTGACTCCGGGACAATCCGCAGTGTTTTATCCGTTGGATTCCGATTATTTACTATTAGGTGGGATCATTCGCAAGGGAAGTATTATGATGCAGGTTGCCAAGAAGGAACCAGCAGTCGCTTTTCGAAGTTGAGCAAGGATTTTCTTTTTTGTCGCTGAGTCATAAAATCGCAGGGAAGACGATATTGATCGTGGGCGGGGGACTTCTACAAGTTCCAATTATCCAAACCGCGAGAATGATGAAGCTTACCACCGTAGTCGCGGACATGAACGGAGACGCTCCCGGAATGAAGATCTGCGATATTCCCATGGTAATGAGTACAAAGGATATTGAGGGAATGGTGCGAGAATCCAAAAAGCTTGCGACCAAGATCAAAATAGACGGAGTGATTACCGCCGGAACCGACGCGAGTATGACTGTGGCTGCTGTTGCAAATGCCCTTGATCTTCCCGGAATTCGTTACGTGGACGCGGAGGCCGCTTCCAATAAAGTGAAGATGCGCGAACGTCTGAAAAAAGCGGGGATTCCTCTTCCCGGCTTTGCACCTGTTTGGAGTTTTTCCGATACGAGAGAAGCATTAGAATTTTTGAAATTTCCTCTTGTAATGAAACCGGCGGATAATATGGGAGCGCGCGGCGTCATTAAGGTGGAAAATAGGGAGGAACTACAGGCTGCATTTAAACACGCGAAAAAATATTCTCCCACGGGAGAAATGATTCTCGAAGAATACATGCCTGGTCCTGAAGTTTCCGTGGATGCTCTCACTTGGAACGGGAACTTTGTGATCACCGGAATCGCGGATCGAATCATCGAAAGGGAACCTTTCTTTATCGAGATGGGACACAACATGCCTTCTGCTTTAAGTTCTTCCGTTTTGAAAGAAGTGGAAGATATAATGTTCCGAAGTATGAAGGCTCTCGGGATTACCATAGGTGCCGGAAAAGGGGATATCAAAGTTACTCCTGACGGAGTTAAAGTAGGAGAGATTGCCGCGAGATTGTCCGGTGGTTTTATGTCCGCGTTTACTTTTCCGCTTTCTTCCGGAATCAATCTAAACCGTGCGGCCATTCTGATTGCATTGGGGGAAGATCCGGATAATCTCACACCTACAGCGCAAAGAGTTTCGATCGAACGTTGTCTTTTGGCTCCAAGAGGAAAACTTCTTGCGATCGACGGAATCGAAGAGACTCGTAAGATCGAAGGAGTCAATGATTTGTTCTTCATGAATAAGATCGGAGATATCATTCATGAACCTACGAATAACATCGAAAAGACGGGACACGTTATCATCAGTGCCGATACGTTGGAGCAAGCCGAATCCGTTTTCGAAAAGGTAAAAAATACCATCCGATTTACCTGCGACGAACTTTATTCCGTGTCTGAAAAAGAAATCCAGCAAAACGCGAGACTACGTTTTGGAAAAGAAGTCTGTTGGGTTTGTAAGGTTTGTGACGGAACCGATTGCGCTTCTGGAGTCCCGGGTATGGGTGGTTTGGGAAAAATGCTCACGTTCCAAGACAATATCAATGCGTTGCGGGAGTATTCGATTCTTCCTAAATATATCCGGGAACATATTCAAGCTGTCGTTGAAACTAGTTTCCTAGGAAAGACGATTAAAACTCCTGTGATGGCTGCACCAATGACTGGAGCTGTTACGAATATGAATGGGGCCATGGACGAATTTACCTTTGCGGCCACCTTGCTCGAAGGATGCCGAACATCAGGTACCTTGGCGTGGTTAGGTGACGGTGCAAGTCCGGAAAAGTATTTAATCATGCTCGAAGCTGTTCGTAAAACGAAAGCGGATGCGATTCTGATCTGTAAACCGAGAGAAGACGAGGGACTTTTGGAAGAAAGATTTAGAGAATCGGAAAATTCGGGCCTCTTTGCGATCGGTATGGATGTGGACGCGGTCAACTTTAGGACGATGACGTTGAAAAATATTTCTTCGGTCACTCGGAATGTCTCCAAACTCGGAAAGATCCGTTCTCTTACAAAATTACCTTTTATCGTCAAAGGTATTATGACTCCGCAGGACGCTCAACTTGCGATCGATGCGGGTGCGGATTGTATCGTTGTATCTAATCATGGTGGAAGGGTTTTGGACGACATGCCGGGAACCGCCAGAGTTCTTCCCGGAATTAGAAAAGTGATAGGCGATCAAGTTCAGGTTGCAGTCGACGGGGGAGTGCGAAGTGGAATGGATGTTTTTAAGATGATCGCGCTCGGTGCGGATACTGTTCTTGTTGGAAGACCGATGGCAATTTTTGCGATCGGAGGAGGAGTTGCAGGGATTCGGTTTTTGATTTCCCAATATACGGAAAATCTTTTGCAATCAATGAACGTTACCGGAGTCGGAACGTTGAAAGAAATCGGAGTGGAACTTCTCTTTCGGAAAAAAATGGACGAAGAAAATTCCATATCTGAATAAGAAAATCGTTTTACTAACTTGGGATTTCCGGTTTAATATTCGAACCGCGGTACCGGGTTATAATTCCGGGTCCTGTTCGGATTGAAAATCATGGATCTCGGCCAAAGTATGGATAAGCTCATCAATGACCCGGAAGGGATTCACAAAATTCTGCAATCTCTTTTTACTCGACTTCCGGTAGTTATCCTCTCCGATAATCGCCCTCTTCCAGTAAGAGTAGTGGGTTTGAAAGATTCATTTCGAATTGTCGTAACACTTCCTCCTGGAATTCCTACTGAACAAAATCGTAAGTTGTTTCTGATCCATAATAATCATAGGTTTGCGGCCTTTTGTACGGTCGAACTTCATAATCCGGCGAACGGAGTCGAACTTCTGTTTACGAGCGCGATCCAGGTCACGATTGCACAGAGAACTGAGAAAAGGGTTCACGTAGATGCTTCTTCTGAATTTCAAATCACGCTTACAAATATCATCAATCAATACAAAGTCAGAAAGGCAATCGGATTTGCCGATAAAAAGATAGACGAGATCGTCAAAAAACACGCGAAACTCTTAAAAGAAACTTATCCTCTTTCCAATATCTTTTTTTCGGATAAGATGGATAACAGGTTGAGACTGATGTATAATTTCGATCAACCGATTTATATTTTAGATCGTTATGCTAAATCGGACGGAAGTGGTGGGTTCCAATTTCTTGCGTTTTCGGAATATCAAAAACTAATCGCCGTAAACAATCTGGAATCTGGAATCGTTTCCGAAATTTCGATTATGATTCGTTACAAAGGATATACTCCTCTCGGTTATGTTCAGATTCTTTCTGAAAGAGAACTGAATGTAAACGATTTCAATTCCGCTAATATTACAGCAAACGCTATTTCCAAAGAAATCATTGCTTCCGGTTTTTTCCAGGAATCCAAAGAAAAATGTAATGTAGACAATATCTCCATGCAAGGGGTCGGTTTTTTTCATCATCAGTCCATTTTTTTTTCCAGGAGCTTCGCAGTGGGAGAAACAATCCTGTTCGATATCAGTTTTTCCCCTGAAAGTAAGGGAACGTTTCGCGCCGTGATCCGAAATATCACCAACACGGATAAAATGTTCCGAATCGGTTGTGAATTTTTTAACTTGAACGAAAGGGAAGAAAATATGATTCAAACCTATATCGATTCTAAAGATAGTTCCAAGGAAAACCAAAGCTGAGTGTCGTTTTGATCAATCGTTCTGTTTCATCTTTGGAGCAATTCCAGATTTTTATTTCCAAAGAGGAAGTGGGAATCAGGCTCGATTATTTCCTTTCCAAAAAGTTCACATATCATTCGAGAACCGTTTGGCAAAAGGAAATCAACGAAGGGAAAATTTCGGTTTCCGGTAAAAAAGTAAAATCAGGAATTCTTCTCAGAGAGGGTGATAACGTCGTTTATCAACCGATTGAAAGGGAAGAGCCGCCTGTTCGAAGGGATTACAAGATACTTTATGAAGATGAGTTTTTTGTGGCGGTAAATAAACCGGGGGATCTGCCAGTTCATCCCGCTGGAAAATATCGAAAAGGAAATTTACTTACACTTCTTAAGGAGTCTGGGAAGTTCGAAAATTTATTTACGGTTCATCGTTTAGATAGGGAAACTTCGGGAGTGGTTTTATTTGCAAAGGATTCCAAGACAGCTTCTCTTTTATCAGGGTTTTTTAGTTCGGGAAAAATTCAAAAATACTA
Protein-coding regions in this window:
- a CDS encoding alpha-hydroxy-acid oxidizing protein, with product MSLSHKIAGKTILIVGGGLLQVPIIQTARMMKLTTVVADMNGDAPGMKICDIPMVMSTKDIEGMVRESKKLATKIKIDGVITAGTDASMTVAAVANALDLPGIRYVDAEAASNKVKMRERLKKAGIPLPGFAPVWSFSDTREALEFLKFPLVMKPADNMGARGVIKVENREELQAAFKHAKKYSPTGEMILEEYMPGPEVSVDALTWNGNFVITGIADRIIEREPFFIEMGHNMPSALSSSVLKEVEDIMFRSMKALGITIGAGKGDIKVTPDGVKVGEIAARLSGGFMSAFTFPLSSGINLNRAAILIALGEDPDNLTPTAQRVSIERCLLAPRGKLLAIDGIEETRKIEGVNDLFFMNKIGDIIHEPTNNIEKTGHVIISADTLEQAESVFEKVKNTIRFTCDELYSVSEKEIQQNARLRFGKEVCWVCKVCDGTDCASGVPGMGGLGKMLTFQDNINALREYSILPKYIREHIQAVVETSFLGKTIKTPVMAAPMTGAVTNMNGAMDEFTFAATLLEGCRTSGTLAWLGDGASPEKYLIMLEAVRKTKADAILICKPREDEGLLEERFRESENSGLFAIGMDVDAVNFRTMTLKNISSVTRNVSKLGKIRSLTKLPFIVKGIMTPQDAQLAIDAGADCIVVSNHGGRVLDDMPGTARVLPGIRKVIGDQVQVAVDGGVRSGMDVFKMIALGADTVLVGRPMAIFAIGGGVAGIRFLISQYTENLLQSMNVTGVGTLKEIGVELLFRKKMDEENSISE
- a CDS encoding PilZ domain-containing protein; this encodes MDKLINDPEGIHKILQSLFTRLPVVILSDNRPLPVRVVGLKDSFRIVVTLPPGIPTEQNRKLFLIHNNHRFAAFCTVELHNPANGVELLFTSAIQVTIAQRTEKRVHVDASSEFQITLTNIINQYKVRKAIGFADKKIDEIVKKHAKLLKETYPLSNIFFSDKMDNRLRLMYNFDQPIYILDRYAKSDGSGGFQFLAFSEYQKLIAVNNLESGIVSEISIMIRYKGYTPLGYVQILSERELNVNDFNSANITANAISKEIIASGFFQESKEKCNVDNISMQGVGFFHHQSIFFSRSFAVGETILFDISFSPESKGTFRAVIRNITNTDKMFRIGCEFFNLNEREENMIQTYIDSKDSSKENQS